A region from the Thermoplasmatales archaeon genome encodes:
- a CDS encoding Universal stress protein family protein — MVEAPPPYAIRMQKFLVPMGKGIRSKRVLQIAFDLARVYDSEVTAFTVKETTQEITWSDKVALVTSAFMDGKNENIKVIPRIRMADSVREGIVAESHAHNYDLLFIATSKRSSLSASVFGGIGDYVIKNSGTTTANLSVKNNQYPYRRILVPISEDINTRTAIAFSLYLKKAINASLFLVDMRKYDKRRTHGFRMLFESMDRIVASYGPEINFTKSGMTTSFKDEIMFHSRQIKPDLIVLGIRRGPGGKVRINAAIKSLIKDTEQDVFLVKK; from the coding sequence ATGGTAGAAGCTCCTCCCCCTTATGCCATAAGGATGCAGAAGTTCCTTGTTCCAATGGGGAAGGGAATCAGGTCAAAGCGTGTTCTCCAGATCGCGTTTGATCTGGCACGAGTATATGATTCCGAGGTTACAGCTTTCACCGTGAAGGAAACCACGCAGGAAATCACATGGAGCGACAAAGTAGCGCTCGTTACATCAGCCTTCATGGATGGAAAAAATGAAAACATAAAGGTGATCCCACGAATACGTATGGCAGATTCGGTCAGGGAGGGCATAGTTGCTGAAAGCCACGCACATAATTATGATCTTCTTTTTATAGCCACATCGAAGCGATCAAGCCTGTCAGCTTCTGTTTTCGGAGGCATTGGAGACTATGTAATCAAGAATTCCGGCACTACAACTGCTAATCTCAGCGTCAAGAACAACCAGTACCCTTATAGGAGAATACTTGTCCCCATATCAGAGGACATCAACACAAGGACTGCAATCGCATTCTCCCTATACCTGAAGAAGGCAATAAATGCCTCGCTATTTCTCGTGGACATGAGGAAATATGACAAGAGGAGGACTCACGGTTTCAGGATGCTGTTTGAGAGCATGGACCGGATTGTTGCAAGTTATGGGCCCGAAATTAATTTCACAAAATCAGGAATGACCACGTCATTCAAGGATGAGATAATGTTTCACTCGAGGCAGATTAAGCCCGACCTCATAGTCCTGGGGATCAGGCGCGGTCCGGGCGGGAAGGTCCGGATAAATGCCGCCATAAAATCTTTAATAAAGGACACGGAACAGGACGTTTTCCTAGTTAAGAAATGA
- the copB_1 gene encoding putative copper-exporting P-type ATPase B yields MKGYGALMKGPLEKFRPDFQVKNPVMFVTEIAFIISIFVMLFPSAFNAPAGKVYFSFYLAVSILLFLTLLFSNLSTTMSEEQSKSITESLKKMKTETMAVRVTGNTTETVSSEDLRSGDTVIVKSGEIIPSDGEVVSGTGYVNESNVTGESRPVRKIVGDSVTGSTKLQTDELVVKITANPGETYIDRMISIVETAIREKTPNEIALSTLLSGLTLIFLMVTASIFALSSFLGFSTNIDILLVLLIALIPTTIGGLMPAIGIAAVNKISKFNVISKSGRAVENAGDIDTIILDKTGTVTMGDREAIQFYPNSGVEEKEFIKYCAMASLQDNTMEGMSIVSLAREKGIEVQPSDMDKFEFLPFSAETRFSGIKGNDTYIYKGALSTMLKNHRLNDTFIVALCKEISLRGGTALPVVKDGKFIGVIELNDTLKPGIKQRLDLLKKMNIRTIMCTGDDEVTASFFTNLSGIDEYVANSTPVDKFNVVISEKAKQRMVAMVGDGTNDAPALAKADVGMAMNKGTSPAKDAANMIDLDSDPTKLMDVIFIGKQILITRGALTTFSIANDVSKYFVIIPAMFYFIPALGAINILGLENPLIAITSALIFNTIIIPLMVPMAIRGVRYRPSSISELFRRNILIYGVGGIILPFIAIKVIYVLLTILGVTW; encoded by the coding sequence TTGAAAGGGTACGGCGCATTGATGAAGGGGCCACTTGAGAAATTCAGGCCGGACTTCCAGGTTAAAAATCCGGTCATGTTTGTAACGGAGATCGCATTCATAATCTCGATCTTCGTTATGCTTTTCCCTTCTGCTTTCAACGCCCCGGCCGGTAAGGTATACTTCAGTTTCTACCTTGCCGTGAGCATTCTCCTCTTCCTTACCCTGTTATTTTCAAACCTGAGTACTACCATGTCTGAAGAGCAGAGCAAGTCCATAACCGAATCACTGAAAAAGATGAAGACCGAGACCATGGCTGTAAGGGTAACGGGGAACACAACAGAGACAGTATCATCAGAGGATCTCCGGTCTGGTGACACAGTCATTGTAAAGAGTGGAGAAATTATACCAAGCGACGGCGAGGTCGTTTCAGGAACAGGTTATGTCAATGAATCCAACGTTACGGGTGAGTCTAGGCCAGTACGGAAGATAGTGGGAGACAGTGTCACCGGTTCAACCAAACTGCAGACGGACGAACTTGTTGTGAAGATCACTGCAAATCCTGGCGAGACCTATATCGACAGGATGATAAGCATCGTGGAGACTGCTATTAGGGAAAAAACTCCCAATGAAATTGCTCTTTCCACCCTGCTGTCCGGATTGACTTTAATATTCCTAATGGTCACCGCATCCATTTTCGCGCTCTCCAGCTTCCTTGGCTTCAGCACAAACATCGATATACTCCTAGTGCTGCTGATTGCACTTATTCCAACAACTATAGGTGGACTGATGCCCGCAATAGGCATTGCTGCAGTCAACAAGATTTCAAAATTCAACGTGATATCAAAGTCCGGAAGGGCAGTGGAAAACGCAGGAGACATAGACACAATAATACTTGACAAGACAGGTACAGTCACAATGGGCGACAGGGAGGCAATACAGTTCTATCCAAACTCTGGGGTGGAAGAGAAGGAATTCATAAAATATTGTGCCATGGCCTCCCTCCAGGATAACACGATGGAGGGCATGTCCATTGTCAGCCTCGCCAGGGAGAAAGGGATTGAGGTTCAACCTTCTGATATGGATAAATTTGAATTTCTTCCGTTCTCAGCAGAAACGAGGTTCAGCGGAATAAAGGGAAATGACACGTACATCTACAAGGGGGCGCTGTCGACAATGTTGAAGAATCACAGGCTTAACGATACTTTCATTGTCGCTCTGTGCAAGGAAATATCCCTGAGGGGTGGAACTGCGCTTCCGGTGGTCAAGGACGGAAAGTTCATAGGCGTGATTGAGCTAAATGATACCCTTAAGCCCGGTATAAAGCAGCGTCTGGATCTGCTCAAGAAGATGAACATACGGACAATAATGTGTACAGGGGACGATGAGGTAACAGCATCATTTTTCACAAACCTTAGCGGGATAGATGAGTACGTTGCTAACAGCACCCCTGTTGATAAGTTCAATGTTGTCATTTCAGAAAAGGCAAAACAGAGAATGGTCGCGATGGTGGGCGATGGAACCAATGACGCACCTGCACTTGCAAAGGCAGATGTTGGGATGGCCATGAATAAAGGAACATCCCCGGCAAAGGATGCTGCAAATATGATTGACCTGGATTCCGACCCTACGAAACTGATGGACGTCATATTCATAGGAAAGCAGATCCTGATTACAAGAGGTGCCCTCACTACCTTCAGCATTGCTAATGATGTTTCGAAGTACTTTGTGATCATTCCCGCAATGTTCTATTTTATTCCTGCGCTTGGAGCCATTAATATCCTTGGACTGGAAAACCCGCTGATCGCTATAACCTCTGCACTCATTTTCAACACAATTATCATACCCCTGATGGTTCCCATGGCCATAAGGGGAGTCAGATACAGGCCCTCCAGCATATCGGAACTTTTCCGCAGGAACATACTGATCTATGGGGTTGGAGGCATAATATTACCATTCATAGCGATCAAGGTAATTTACGTCCTTCTCACGATTCTGGGGGTGACATGGTGA
- a CDS encoding potassium-transporting ATPase subunit C gives MVKEKSLGMMILKTTALAVIAMFILGFAFPTITALITQEVDHNSATGSPVVIDGKIYGSYLLAEAFNSSIFFQARPSGIGYNLSGSGGPSSSIDSNALLNETKSYLKLFEQENNLSNASQIPEAMVAYSGSGLDPNIPLQGAIDQIDRISANLSALTNYSLSFTKAQNFVVNITASDIMYNFPIFGSPYVNTVTLNFEIINMLMDRGYIQQSFLN, from the coding sequence ATGGTGAAGGAAAAGTCATTGGGAATGATGATACTGAAAACAACGGCGCTTGCGGTTATAGCAATGTTCATACTTGGTTTTGCATTTCCAACAATAACTGCGCTGATAACACAGGAGGTAGACCACAATTCAGCAACGGGTTCCCCTGTAGTGATTGATGGGAAGATATACGGATCCTATCTGCTTGCTGAGGCGTTCAATTCTTCAATATTCTTCCAGGCAAGGCCATCAGGTATTGGCTACAATCTCTCCGGGTCGGGCGGGCCTTCCAGCTCTATTGATAGCAATGCACTCCTCAATGAGACAAAAAGTTACCTCAAGCTCTTTGAACAGGAGAACAATCTTTCCAATGCCTCGCAGATCCCGGAAGCGATGGTTGCATATTCCGGTTCCGGGCTTGACCCGAACATCCCTCTCCAGGGGGCAATAGATCAGATAGACCGGATTTCAGCAAACCTTTCAGCGCTTACAAATTACAGTCTTTCGTTCACTAAGGCACAGAATTTTGTTGTGAACATAACAGCATCTGACATAATGTATAACTTCCCGATATTCGGTTCGCCTTATGTAAACACAGTAACACTGAACTTTGAGATAATAAATATGCTCATGGATCGGGGGTATATCCAGCAGTCATTTCTTAACTAG
- a CDS encoding coproporphyrinogen III oxidase, with protein sequence MDFYDAIGEKIRSGEVHSKRDLQNLKIKLARELSLDFIPSDVEILNSGNFSADEKNLLRIKNTRTISGVAVVAAMTSPDSCPHGKCLYCPGGVENNSPQSYTGHEPAALRGRNNNYDPYNQVFNRVKQLDLIGHDTTKIDLIIMGGTFTARDQAYQENFVKGCVDAMNGCIGGDLEESLLTNESASKRCIGLTVETKPDWFFEREIDMALNYGTTKVELGVQNLSDRILKLNIRGHTLEDVRRSTQLSRDAGLKIVYHIMPGMYGSSYEDDIRSFDLMLSDPAFKPDMLKIYPTLVTRGTSLYRLWKLGKYEPLDTGKAVDLISYLMEKMPPWIRVQRMQRDIPVKFIEAGVKRSDIRNLVSENLKNKGVRSMEIRGREIAGESYSGDIALKTVSYNASGGVEHFISYEDENSRIIGFVRLRLPSENAHRKEMLNASIIREIKIFGNVVPLGKHEERGWQHRGLGADLLNEAENISMDNGKHRMLVISGIGVRNYFRKLGYERVGPYMGKAL encoded by the coding sequence GTGGATTTCTATGATGCTATAGGGGAGAAAATAAGGTCGGGGGAGGTTCACAGCAAGAGGGATCTGCAGAATCTCAAGATCAAGCTTGCCAGGGAACTTTCGCTCGATTTTATACCCAGTGACGTTGAGATCCTGAATTCCGGTAATTTTTCAGCAGACGAGAAGAACCTTCTCAGGATCAAGAACACACGTACAATTTCAGGAGTCGCAGTCGTAGCCGCCATGACATCTCCGGACAGCTGTCCGCATGGGAAATGCCTTTACTGCCCTGGCGGGGTTGAGAACAATTCCCCCCAGTCCTATACTGGTCACGAGCCTGCGGCTCTCAGGGGTAGAAATAATAACTACGATCCATACAACCAGGTATTCAACAGGGTGAAACAGCTCGATCTCATAGGGCACGACACAACAAAGATAGACCTCATAATAATGGGAGGAACTTTCACTGCAAGGGATCAGGCCTACCAGGAGAACTTTGTCAAGGGGTGTGTGGATGCAATGAATGGATGCATTGGCGGAGACCTTGAGGAGTCCTTACTTACCAACGAATCTGCCAGTAAGAGATGCATTGGACTGACTGTCGAGACCAAGCCGGACTGGTTCTTTGAGCGTGAAATAGACATGGCATTGAATTACGGCACAACCAAGGTGGAACTCGGCGTGCAGAACCTCTCTGATCGCATACTGAAGTTGAATATCCGGGGTCATACTCTTGAGGATGTCAGGAGGTCAACCCAGCTTTCCAGGGATGCAGGGTTGAAAATTGTGTATCACATAATGCCTGGCATGTACGGGTCAAGCTATGAGGATGACATCAGGAGCTTTGATCTCATGCTAAGTGACCCGGCTTTCAAGCCTGACATGCTCAAAATCTACCCGACCCTGGTCACCAGGGGGACTTCGCTTTACAGACTGTGGAAACTTGGCAAGTATGAACCGCTTGATACGGGGAAGGCAGTTGATCTCATCTCCTACCTGATGGAGAAAATGCCGCCATGGATCAGGGTGCAGAGGATGCAGCGTGACATCCCCGTCAAATTCATTGAGGCAGGAGTCAAGAGAAGCGACATCAGGAACCTGGTATCTGAAAACCTTAAAAATAAGGGAGTCCGAAGCATGGAGATCAGGGGCAGGGAGATAGCCGGGGAAAGTTATTCCGGCGACATTGCGCTCAAGACCGTATCATATAACGCATCCGGGGGTGTAGAGCACTTCATCTCCTACGAAGATGAAAATTCCAGGATAATCGGATTCGTGAGGTTGAGGTTACCCTCAGAAAATGCCCACAGGAAGGAAATGTTGAATGCATCCATCATCAGGGAAATAAAGATCTTTGGAAACGTTGTCCCGCTCGGGAAACATGAAGAAAGGGGATGGCAGCATAGAGGGCTTGGGGCTGATCTGTTGAATGAGGCTGAAAATATAAGCATGGACAACGGAAAGCACAGGATGCTTGTCATAAGCGGCATTGGAGTCAGAAACTACTTCAGGAAACTTGGGTATGAACGGGTCGGACCATATATGGGAAAGGCGTTGTGA
- a CDS encoding dihydroorotate dehydrogenase 1B — protein MNKLKTTVSGIELDTPFMLASGILDENGYTMKRVLQEGAAAVVTKSIGSSERSGYRPPVIVEIDGKSMINAIGLANPGIENFREEIAIALEAGKPVIGSVFGSDAGEFVNLSKKMEEFGVTAVELNLSCPHVKGFGQEVGSDPDLVSDIVSEVKRSVRIPVFAKLSPNVSDMIEIAKAADKADAYVLINTVKAMAIDIYSRMPVLSNAYGGLSGPSIKPVGVRYVYEVKKETGKEIIGVGGIRTGEDALEYIMAGASCVQVGTAVYSDGRQIFSKLAAQVGAIMDAEKIGSVRDIIGVAIRN, from the coding sequence ATGAACAAACTTAAAACCACGGTCTCAGGCATTGAGCTCGACACCCCATTTATGCTCGCTTCTGGAATACTTGACGAAAATGGGTATACAATGAAAAGAGTCCTCCAGGAAGGGGCAGCGGCTGTGGTGACTAAATCAATAGGCTCTTCAGAAAGGAGTGGATACAGGCCACCGGTCATCGTGGAGATAGACGGGAAAAGCATGATAAATGCCATAGGGCTCGCGAACCCCGGGATAGAAAACTTCAGGGAGGAGATTGCCATTGCACTTGAGGCAGGAAAACCGGTAATAGGCAGTGTCTTTGGGTCGGATGCTGGGGAGTTTGTCAACCTGTCGAAAAAAATGGAGGAGTTCGGTGTTACGGCAGTAGAGCTCAATCTCTCCTGTCCTCACGTCAAGGGATTCGGGCAGGAAGTCGGATCGGATCCTGACCTGGTGTCAGATATAGTCAGTGAGGTTAAGAGATCAGTAAGGATACCTGTCTTTGCGAAACTCAGTCCAAACGTGAGTGACATGATAGAAATAGCAAAGGCTGCAGATAAGGCCGATGCATATGTTCTCATAAACACTGTCAAGGCGATGGCCATTGACATATATTCACGGATGCCGGTCCTCAGCAATGCATATGGCGGCTTATCCGGTCCTTCAATTAAACCCGTCGGGGTCAGGTATGTGTACGAGGTGAAGAAGGAAACGGGAAAGGAGATCATCGGGGTAGGTGGTATCCGGACCGGAGAGGATGCACTCGAATACATAATGGCCGGTGCCTCCTGCGTGCAAGTCGGGACTGCAGTATATTCCGATGGCAGGCAGATATTCAGCAAGCTTGCAGCTCAGGTTGGTGCGATAATGGATGCCGAGAAAATAGGGTCAGTCCGGGACATCATCGGGGTGGCGATCCGTAATTGA
- the hydG gene encoding Sulfhydrogenase 1 subunit gamma: protein MIHAEVIRIERNTPTVRTLYFRWDYEVKPGQFIMVWVPGTGEIPISLSSIGAEKSITVKSYGPASDAIVKLTAGSRLFFRGPYGRQFSVVNGPILLVGGGSGMASLSPLITKNTDAIVSARSADELLFSERIPEGRIIRVTDDGSAGIKGNPINALETVDTEKYGMIYVCGPEIMLKKVYDFLTFRKVRAEFALERLMKCGVGVCDSCSIDGMQLCRDGSIFSIDDLKKMPEFGRTKLTESGRRVFFNH, encoded by the coding sequence TTGATCCATGCCGAAGTCATTCGCATTGAAAGAAACACCCCAACGGTCAGGACGCTATACTTCAGGTGGGACTATGAGGTCAAACCCGGGCAGTTCATAATGGTGTGGGTTCCGGGAACTGGAGAAATACCAATATCGCTATCATCAATTGGTGCAGAGAAGTCCATTACTGTCAAGAGCTATGGTCCCGCTTCGGATGCAATAGTAAAACTAACGGCTGGATCCAGGTTATTCTTTCGCGGACCATATGGAAGGCAATTTTCGGTAGTGAACGGACCGATCCTGCTGGTAGGCGGTGGATCAGGGATGGCTTCGCTTAGCCCCTTGATTACAAAGAATACTGATGCAATAGTGTCTGCCAGGTCTGCGGATGAACTCCTTTTCAGCGAAAGGATTCCTGAAGGCAGGATTATCAGGGTGACTGACGATGGTTCCGCAGGAATAAAGGGTAACCCGATTAATGCGCTTGAGACCGTGGATACTGAAAAATATGGGATGATCTACGTGTGCGGGCCGGAGATAATGCTCAAAAAGGTCTACGACTTCCTGACATTCAGGAAGGTAAGAGCTGAATTCGCTTTGGAAAGGCTGATGAAATGCGGAGTAGGGGTGTGCGATTCATGCTCTATCGATGGAATGCAGCTTTGCAGGGATGGCTCTATATTTTCCATAGATGATCTGAAGAAAATGCCGGAATTCGGCAGGACAAAGCTGACGGAGTCTGGCAGACGGGTATTCTTCAATCATTGA
- a CDS encoding potassium-transporting ATPase subunit A has translation MSYDPSGIASLSGYGNSFWQINRVASGVVIILIYLIIVIIFGYIISGFISKLYRDQDNWLTPISGRIVNFFEKILGEDSERQMKFREYFLTLLFFNAAAGIISFIFIFYQRDLPFAFANNHMTASLTFNTVTSFLTNTNLQHYSNPFDLSYLSQTFVITGLMFLSAGTGFAASMAFIRGILQDKGTIGNFYHDFLVAIFYLILPLTVLLTLILILSGIPETTLSYISVQPIFSSITYKVPLGSVATLEAIKNIGTNGGGFYGANAAFPFENPNWFTNITEFTSFLLIPMGSVIALGKVFDSRRFMVMLVSVLMVFFVFTAFLTYYGEVTGIPSLSTLGVIYNGNMVGKETAIGIAGSSIFSIGATITSTGAANSMLVAYTPAGLLGNLVNLLINDPVGGIGTGILNIFTSVIFTVFIASLMVGKLPELMSIKIGAKEIKYSTLSLITHPLLIIIPLGITLMIPGIMASFTNPRPDAITELLYEFATSASNNGSEAGGFLTNQLYFNILDGVIMLLGRYMIMGFQLKIADLFSNKKPKVEIGKSIDTGSFYFGLMLLGVMILIGLLSFFPILALGPILSWARAFEQSMWMVIH, from the coding sequence TTGAGTTATGATCCATCTGGTATCGCTTCCCTTTCGGGGTATGGTAATTCTTTCTGGCAGATAAATAGAGTTGCCTCCGGGGTAGTGATTATCCTGATTTATCTCATTATCGTGATCATATTCGGGTACATCATTTCCGGATTTATCTCTAAGCTTTACAGGGACCAGGACAACTGGCTGACACCAATCTCCGGTCGGATTGTTAATTTTTTTGAAAAGATATTAGGCGAGGATTCTGAGAGGCAGATGAAATTCAGGGAGTATTTCCTTACACTGCTCTTTTTCAATGCTGCTGCTGGAATTATAAGCTTTATCTTTATTTTCTACCAGAGAGACCTCCCGTTTGCCTTTGCCAACAACCACATGACTGCCAGCCTGACTTTCAATACCGTGACAAGTTTCCTGACAAACACCAATCTGCAGCACTACTCCAATCCTTTCGATCTGTCGTACTTGAGTCAGACGTTCGTCATAACCGGGTTGATGTTTCTCTCTGCTGGAACCGGTTTTGCTGCTTCAATGGCATTTATCCGCGGAATTCTTCAGGACAAGGGGACAATTGGGAATTTTTACCATGATTTTCTGGTTGCCATATTCTACCTGATCCTCCCGCTTACAGTTCTGCTTACCCTGATACTTATACTCAGCGGCATTCCGGAAACAACCCTGTCATACATAAGCGTCCAGCCAATCTTCTCCTCTATCACATACAAGGTCCCTCTCGGCTCTGTTGCCACACTTGAAGCAATCAAGAACATAGGCACAAATGGCGGCGGGTTTTATGGTGCAAACGCTGCTTTTCCTTTTGAGAATCCTAACTGGTTCACCAACATTACAGAGTTCACGTCGTTCCTGCTGATCCCTATGGGGTCAGTAATCGCGCTCGGGAAAGTCTTCGACAGCAGGAGATTCATGGTCATGCTGGTTTCAGTTTTGATGGTATTCTTTGTGTTCACAGCCTTCCTCACGTATTACGGCGAAGTGACGGGAATACCCTCACTGTCCACCTTGGGGGTGATCTACAATGGGAATATGGTCGGCAAGGAAACTGCGATAGGGATCGCAGGTTCGTCGATCTTTAGTATTGGTGCAACCATCACTTCCACTGGGGCCGCAAATTCTATGCTGGTTGCATATACTCCCGCAGGTCTTCTCGGGAACCTGGTCAATCTCTTGATAAATGATCCTGTCGGTGGGATAGGCACCGGAATCCTGAACATTTTCACATCAGTGATATTCACCGTATTCATCGCCTCGTTGATGGTAGGAAAACTTCCAGAGCTTATGAGCATAAAAATCGGGGCGAAGGAGATAAAATACTCCACACTGTCGCTAATCACTCACCCACTGCTCATAATTATCCCGCTGGGAATAACACTGATGATTCCGGGTATAATGGCTTCGTTCACAAATCCCAGGCCGGACGCAATTACCGAGCTTCTATACGAATTTGCAACTTCGGCCTCCAACAACGGTTCTGAGGCCGGAGGATTCCTGACCAACCAGCTTTATTTCAACATTCTTGATGGAGTTATAATGCTGCTGGGCAGATATATGATCATGGGATTCCAGTTGAAGATAGCTGATCTTTTCTCGAACAAGAAACCTAAAGTCGAGATCGGCAAGAGCATTGACACGGGTTCATTCTACTTCGGACTGATGCTACTTGGAGTTATGATACTCATTGGTCTACTCTCGTTTTTCCCAATACTGGCCCTCGGCCCCATACTTTCATGGGCCAGGGCTTTTGAGCAATCAATGTGGATGGTGATACATTGA